A single window of Nitrospiria bacterium DNA harbors:
- the carA gene encoding glutamine-hydrolyzing carbamoyl-phosphate synthase small subunit has protein sequence MKKALLVLSDGTTFQGWGFGATGERIGELVFNTSMTGYQEILTDPSYKGQMVVMTYPHIGNCGVNPEDMESPRPSLEGFIVKEQSPISSNWRSKQDLDSFLKEKEIVGIEGIDTRALTRHIREKGAQMGILSTEDLERKNLLKKAEHSKGLIGLDLVKEVTCLSSYTWEEGSWDPQNGFKRPSQFPFHVVAYDFGIKRNILRLLVNAGCRVTVVPANTPAEEALRLNPNGIFLSNGPGDPEGVSYAVATIRSLLGKKPIFGICLGHQLLGLALGGKTYKLKFGHHGGNQPVMDLKTKKVEITTQNHGFAVDVDSMGDDIELTHINLNDQTVEGMRHRAFPIFSVQYHPEASPGPHDASYLFDRFVEMMK, from the coding sequence ATGAAAAAGGCGTTGTTGGTTTTATCAGATGGAACGACTTTTCAGGGCTGGGGATTTGGGGCCACGGGCGAGCGAATAGGAGAGTTGGTTTTCAATACCAGTATGACGGGTTATCAAGAAATCCTAACGGATCCTTCCTATAAAGGGCAAATGGTGGTCATGACCTATCCCCACATTGGAAACTGTGGGGTAAACCCGGAAGATATGGAATCCCCTCGTCCCTCTTTAGAGGGATTCATCGTAAAGGAGCAGTCCCCCATTTCAAGTAATTGGAGATCTAAGCAGGACTTAGATTCCTTTCTAAAAGAAAAAGAGATTGTTGGAATTGAAGGAATCGATACCCGGGCCCTCACCCGGCATATTCGGGAAAAAGGTGCACAGATGGGAATTTTGTCCACTGAGGACTTGGAAAGGAAAAACCTTTTAAAAAAGGCCGAGCATTCTAAGGGTTTAATTGGTTTGGATCTTGTTAAAGAGGTAACTTGCCTATCCTCGTATACCTGGGAGGAGGGGAGTTGGGATCCTCAAAATGGATTTAAGAGGCCATCTCAATTTCCATTCCATGTGGTTGCTTATGATTTTGGAATTAAGCGGAATATTCTTCGTTTGTTGGTGAATGCGGGATGCAGGGTGACCGTGGTTCCCGCGAATACCCCTGCCGAGGAGGCACTTCGTTTAAATCCAAATGGAATTTTTTTATCCAATGGGCCCGGAGACCCTGAGGGGGTTTCTTACGCCGTTGCCACGATCCGATCGCTTTTAGGAAAGAAACCGATTTTTGGAATCTGCCTGGGACATCAATTGTTGGGGCTGGCTTTAGGGGGTAAAACCTATAAGCTGAAGTTTGGGCATCACGGAGGAAATCAACCCGTAATGGATTTGAAAACAAAAAAGGTAGAGATCACAACCCAAAACCATGGGTTTGCGGTTGACGTGGACTCCATGGGAGATGACATTGAGTTAACCCATATCAATTTAAATGATCAAACCGTTGAAGGAATGAGGCATAGAGCATTTCCTATTTTTTCGGTTCAATACCATCCGGAAGCCTCCCCGGGTCCTCATGATGCTTCTTATCTTTTTGACCGGTTTGTGGAGATGATGAAATGA